The Rhinopithecus roxellana isolate Shanxi Qingling chromosome 14, ASM756505v1, whole genome shotgun sequence genome includes a window with the following:
- the INPP1 gene encoding inositol polyphosphate 1-phosphatase, producing the protein MSDILRELLCVSEKAANIARACRQQEALFQLLIEEKKEEEKNKKFAVDFKTLADVLVQEVIKQNMENKFPGLEKNIFGEESNEFTNDLGEKITLRLCSTEEETAELLSKVLNGNKVASEALARVVHQDVAFTDPTLDSTEINVPQDILGIWVDPIDSTYQYIKGSADIKSNQGIFPCGLQCVTILIGVYDIQTGVPLMGVINQPFVSRDPNTLRWKGQCYWGLSYMGTNMHSLQLTISRRSGSETHTGNTGSEAAFSPSFSAVISTSEKETIKAALSRVCGDRIFGAAGAGYKSLCVVQGLVDIYIFSEDTTFKWDSCAAHAILRAMGGGIVDLKECLERNPGTGLDLPQLVYHVENEGAAGVDRWANKGGLIAYRSRKRLETFLSLLVQNLASAETQT; encoded by the exons ATGTCAGATATCCTCCGGGAACTGCTCTGTGTCTCTGAGAAGGCTGCTAACATTGCCCGGGCATGCAGGCAGCAGGAAGCCCTCTTCCAGCTGttgatagaagaaaagaaagaggaagaaaagaacaagaagtTTGCAGTTGACTTCAAGACACTGGCTGATGTACTGGTACAGGAAGTTATAAAACAGAATATGGAGAACAAG TTTCCAggcttggaaaaaaatatttttggagaagAATCCAATGAGTTTACTAATGACTTGG GGGAAAAGATTACCTTGAGGTTGTGTTCAACAGAGGAAGAAACAGCAGAGCTTCTTAGCAAAGTCCTCAATGGTAACAAGGTGGCATCTGAAGCATTAGCCAGGGTTGTTCATCAGGATGTTGCCTTTACTGACCCAACTCTGGATTCCACGGAGATCAATGTTCCACAGGACATTTTGGGAATTTGGGTGGACCCCATAG ATTCAACTTATCAGTATATAAAAGGTTCTGCTGACATTAAATCCAACCAGGGAATCTTCCCCTGTGGACTTCAGTGTGTCACCATTTTAATTGGTGTCTATGACATACAGACAGGGGTTCCCCTGATGGGAGTCATCAATCAACCTTTTGTGTCACGAGACCCAAACACCCTCAG GTGGAAAGGACAGTGCTATTGGGGCCTTTCTTACATGGGGACGAACATGCATTCACTTCAGCTCACCATCTCTAGAAGGAGCGGCAGTGAAACACACACTGGAAACACAGGCTCTGAGGCAGCATTCTCCCCCAGTTTTTCAGCCGTCATTAGTACAAGTGAAAAGGAGACTATCAAAGCTGCATTGTCACGTGTATGTGGAGATCGCATATTCGGGGCAGCTGGGGCTGGTTATAAGAGCCTTTGTGTTGTCCAAGGCCTCGTTGACATTTACATCTTTTCAGAAGATACCACGTTCAAGTGGGACTCTTGTGCTGCTCATGCCATACTGCGGGCCATGGGTGGAGGAATAGTAGACTTGAAAGAATGCTTAGAAAGAAATCCAGGAACAGGGCTTGATTTGCCACAGTTGGTGTACCACGTGGAAAATGAGGGTGCTGCTGGGGTGGATCGGTGGGCCAACAAGGGAGGACTCATTGCGTACAGATCCAGGAAGCGGCTGGAGACATTCCTGAGCCTTCTGGTCCAAAACCTGGCATCTGCAGAGACGCAGACATAG